Genomic DNA from Geitlerinema sp. PCC 9228:
TCGGTGAGGACGCAGTACAGGGTTTGACCGGTGGGGTCGAAGGTGGCGCTGAGGATGGAGCCTTTGGTGCGTAAGATTTCCGTTTCTTCCCCTTGGATGTTGGCGAGAAACAGCGATCGCGTGTAGTCGCTGTTAAATTTCACCAAGGCGGCTTGGCTGCCATCGGGGTCAAAGCCCAAGATTTGCCCGTATTCTGGCAGAAATTCGATGGGTTCGACGGTAGATTCACCGGCTTGGCGTTCCGGGTCGAGGGGTAAAATGGCAATGCCCTGTCCTTGGGTCATGGCTAAGGTTTTACTATCTGGCGCGATCGCAAATTCCCCGCCGGCTTTGGTGGGCAAGCGTTGGGGAGATTCTCCTTCCCGCAAGACCCACACCCCAAAATCGCTGCCGGGGTTTTGGCGGCTGGCCCGTTGAACGGCGATGGTTTTGCCGTCGGGGGATAAATCGAAGCGCAGGTTTTTATAGTTTTGATTGCCCAGAATTTGGGTAATTTTGCCGGCTTCTGGTTTGGGAGTGTCTGGTGGGGCGTCGGTGGAACGGATGCCGGTGGTGACAGAATAGAGTTTGTTGTTGTAGGTGCCTTCTTTTTGAAAGTGGCGGCGGTCGGTGGCGGCGAACAAAATGCGATCGCCCTGGGGATAGGGTTGAAAATCGCTGACGATTAAGTCCTTGGGCGTGAGGGCAATGGGCAAATTGTCTTTGGCGTTGGTGAGGTTCACCAGCATGAGACGACCCCGTTCTTCGCCATCCACACCTAAATAAGCAAAAACGCGATCGCGACTGCTGAAATAATCGGAAAAGGGTTGGATTTTTCTTTCTTGACCTTGCTGGCTGTAGGCATCCCGCGCCCCTTCTAAGGCAATTTGAAAGCGGGTTCCGTAAGGAATAGGCGAATTTAACGTATAAGCCATCCGCCTTCCGGCCCAACTAATTTTTCCTGGCAGGGGTGGGTCGAGACGCAGGTTTTCCGCTACGCTTTCGGTATCCATGGGTCGGCTAAAGGTCATGATAAAAGCGCGGTCGTCGGCACTAATTTGTTGCTCGGACCAGGAAAAATTCACCACCCGTGGCGGTACCCGTTCGCCAACCAAAGCAAACCAAACGATCGCAACCAGCAAAACCGCGATCGCGGTGAGGGCAATTTTATCCAGCGGTTGGGGAAATTTGGAACCAGTCAGCGGATTGTACATAACTTATACGAAATCCGATGTTTACAAATCACATTTGGGATTGAGGAGTGGGAGGAGTGGGAGGAGGGGGAGGAGGGGGAATTTTTTTGGGTCTTTGCAGTATTAGCAAAACCAATTAAAAATCGACCCCTTGTTTCAGTTCCACCCCTTCGTTGGCGTAATGTTTGTGGCAGTAAACTTCCGAGTGAATTTTTGCCAGGTCGAAATAGGGGGGAATGTTTTTGCAGCGACCGGTGGCAATAACTTCCGTATTTTTGGGTTTGCGTAGCAGCGATTCTACAATTGGGTCGGGATCGAGTAGTTCCAAATCTACCACCGGGTTGAGTTCGTCGAGAACAATGGTTTTGTACAAACCAGAAGCAATGGCAGCTTTGGCAATTTCCCATCCCCGTTCGGCTTCTAGATAATCGATATCCTGGCGATCGTTGTACCAGACAATGGCATCCCGACCGCAGCGTTGGTGGTCTACCAAACTGGGATAGGTTCGTTTCAAAGCCGCGATCGCTGCATCTTCTGTGTAGCCGCTGCCGCCTTTCAACCACTGTACAATCAGAACCCGGTGGGATTGGTCCTGGCTGATGCCTTTGCCAATGGCTTGTAGCGTTTTGCCTAAAGCGCTGGTGGATTTGCCTTTGCCAGACCCGGTATAAATTTCTACGCCATCGATGCTGTGTTCGGTATGGTATTGGGGACGCATTTCCGAGTGCAAATCGGCAATTTCCACTAATTTGGGATGCGCGGACCGTCCGGTGGCGATGACTTCTAGATAGTCTGGTTTGTTTTTTAGGGTTTTGACCACTTCCTCAATGGAAAGCAATCCCAAATCGATGAGGGGGTTGAGTTCGTCGAGGACGACTACAGAATACAGACCAGAAGCGATCGCGCCTTTGGCAATATCCCAGCCACGCTGTGCTTCCTGGCGGTCGAACCGGGTAATTTCATCAGGTCCAAAATATTCCGCGCGACCGGTGCGTACTTGGTCGATGAGGTGGGGAAAGCCTTGCTGCAACGCCGCGATCGCAGCATCTTCGGTATATTCGCGACCCGGACCTTTGAGAAACCGCAGCAGCAACACCCGAGTTTGCTGGGGTTTGTCGATTCCCAAGCCAATGGAACGCAAAACCACCCCCAAAGCCGCTTGGGATTTGCCCTTGCCTTCGCCGTCGTATACGTGAATTTGCCCTCTCAGGCGTTCGGAAAGGGCCTGTGCTGTCCGAATTCCAATTCCATTTCTAAGCATAGGTTTGAACAGTTCCCCTGTTGTTCGTTGGGTATCTATAGCGCCTAGCCAATTGTACCCACAACCAGTCCCACAAAAATGGCTCTTTTTACAAACCCCACCAAATCGCTTCAAATAGGCACAATTGGGCAATAATTAACGAAAATATCAAAAAGGGGGTAGGATGGTTGTTCGTAGCGATCGCTATTTGATTGCACGTACCAACAATATTGTATATAGGAATATTGAGCGAAACGTCCCCTAGAAAAACCCGCCAACTATTTCTTGTATATTTTTAAGAAAATAATATCGAGCCAAATTTAACATCAGCCGAAATCAATCAAGTCTACAGCCAGACTTTACATGAATTAGAGCTAAAAGCGATATTTAATGATGAAGTGACAGCGCAAGAGTAATACATGCTTATTCTTTAGATCGAAAATCTACTCCCGTCAAAATTTTCATACGAAACCCGATATTGCTAAACCACAAACATAACCCAAACCGTCCCCCTTTACAAGGGGGACAACAGGGGGTTTTTTACTCGCTTGCATTATCGGGTCTTGCCAGTACGGATTTGGTATCAATCCCTTTTTCCATCTCGATACAACCAGCCACTGACAATTATAAAAATAACCAATCGCAGCCAATCGTAGGACATCCATTATGCTGCCATATTCTGCTCTCGACAGCCGAAAAAATCTTGGCTATAATAACCGAATAAGTCGAGCGCGATCGTTGATTGGCACAATGATACCATCGAATGAAGAACCAAGGAACGCCAGCAGCCAACCGCAACTGGAGCAAGCAGACAGTCTCATTCAAGCGGGAAATGTTCAACAATATGCCCAGTTACTGTCTAGCTACGAGTATATCGCTGCCAAAGTCAACCATCCCGAATTTGGCATCAAAGCCTTAATTGAAGATTATGGGTGGTTGGCAACCACAGAAGTAGCAACCCATCTGAACTGGAAAACCGTGCGGGCGTTGCGTTTGATTCAGAAAGCGTTGCAGCTATCGGCACCGACCATCGAGAAAGATCGAACCCAACTGGCGTCACATCTGTGGGGAAGGCTAATGGAGTACGAGCTCCCAGAAATTCGTCAACTCCTGGAACAAGCCCAACAAAATCAAACCAGACCTTGGTTGCGTCCGCTTGCCCCCAATTTGATGCCAGCGGGAGACCCACTGCTACATACTTTGAGAAGTGTTTCCAAGTTATGTATTTGCACACCAGCATACTATAAGCCAGCAGCAGTAGCCATCAGTGCCGATGGTTCCGTAGCGGTTTTTGCACATGGGTCAGCCGTAAAAGTATGGGATTTGACCGCAGGTACCGAACGCTTCACCTTAAAAGGTGACGAAGGCGAAATCCAAACAGTAGCCATCAGTGCCGATGGGTCGGTAGTGGTTGCTGGATTGAAATCGGCAGATGGAATTGTCCAAGTATGGGATTTGACTACCGGCAGCGAACGGTTTACTTTAGAGGGTCACAGCAGTGTCATTTCGTCAGTAGCGATAAGTGCGGATGGGTCGGTGGCGGTTTCTGGGTCGGATGACCAAACCATAAAGGTATGGGATTTGACTACCGGAAAGGTATGGGATTTGACTACCGGCAGCGAACGGTTTACTTTAGAGGGTCACAGTCACTGGGTTACTTCAGTAGCGATAAGTGCGGATGCTTCCGTAGCCGTTTCTGGGTCCATTGACAAGACGATCGAAGTATGGGATTTGATTACCGGCAGCAAACGTTTCACCCTAGAAGGTCACAGCCGCTGGATTGCTGCGGTAGCCATCAGTGCGGATGGGTCGGTAGCCGTTTCTGGGTCAGCAGACCGAACCGTGAAAGTTTGGGATTTGACCGCCGGAACCCAATGCTATACCCTAAAAGGTCATATAAACAAGATTGACTCAGTAGGGATCGATGCCGATGCCTCCGTAGCGATTTCTGGTTCGGTAGACCAATGCGTGCAAGTGTGGGATTTAACGGCTGCTACGGACAGCTTTCCTTTTCCAGGTCACCAAGACTGCGTCACCACCGTAGCGATAAGTGCGGATGGGTCGGTGGCGGTTTCTGGGTCGGATGACCAAACCATAAAGGTATGGGATGCGGCTACAGGAACCGAACGCTTTCTCCTAAAAGGTCACATTAGTTCGGTTGAACCGAATGCTTTAGGTATCAATGCTGATGGTTCGGTAGCCGTTTCTGGTTCGCGCGATCGCATGATGAAGGTATGGGATGCGATCGATGGCACCGAACGCTTCACCCTGAAAAGCCATAGCATGTGGGTCACAGCCGTAGCAATAAGCGCCGATGGGTTGGTGGGGGCTTGTGCATCGTACTATCCATCTGACGAGGAGCCTTTCCCAAAGGTAACCGTGTGGGATTTGACCAATGGCACCGAACGTTTCACTTTGACGGGTAATGTTAATGGAGCATTCGGACAAGTAGCCATAAACAGTAATACCTCAGTAGTGGTTTTTGGGTGGGACAAAACTGTGAAAGCGTGGGATTTAAATACCGGAAACGAACGTTTTACGCTGCCCGTTACGGCTAGTCTAGGATATTCTAGCCGCGAAGCGATAAGTGCTGATGGTTCGGTGGTACTTGCCAAGTCAGAAGACAAAAGCTGGAAAGTGTGGGATTTAAATACTGGAAACGAACGTTTCACTTTACCAGATTTTAGGGAATCCTTCGTAGTCGAAGCCATAAGTGCTGATGGTTCGGTGGGGGTTTCTCGGTCGTCTTCAACGCTGACAGTTTGGAATTTAGAAACTTTAGAAGCGATCGCTTGTTTGACCACAGAACACAGACTTATGGGATGTGCCATTTCCGCCGACGGCAAAACCATATTCGCTGGAAACCAACGGGGAGTCGTTCATTTTCTGCGTCTAGAAACCCCTCAACCCACCAAATCGCCTCCAATAGGCACAATTGGGCAATAATTAACGAAAATATCAAAAAGGGGGTAGGATGGTTGTTCGTAGCGATCGCTATTTGATTGCACTACCAACAATATTATATGTAGGGGCATTTCGCGAAACGCACAGAGGTTTAGAAGAATTTGGCGATGCACGATTAGCAGCCAATTTGATGCCGCCGGGGGGACAGCTGCTGCGTACTTTGAGCGGTCACAGCGACGGGGTCAGGTCCGTAGCCAGCAGCGCCGATGGGTCGGTAGCCGTTTCTGGCTCGCTGGACAAAACCGTGAAAGTGTGGGACGTGAACTCCCCCTAGACTAAGCTCCTTACGTCGCTGTAGTCGGGGCTTCTCTATCCCAAAGAACAGATAGAGTAACGGGAGTTCGCCGTTTGGATGAGGAACTTTTGCCATCATCCAACTGACCGTCATTTCTGCGAGTCAGTTTTAATTTCTTAGCCCAATATCTAGCACCTATGTTGTAACTAGCTGATAGGTCACAGTTATATTGTTTGCCACTAGAAAACGTAGCTAGGGAGTAATTTTTTTTGCTTCGTTTAATTTTTCCACTGCCATCAAAAGCAAAGCTAGAAGTCCCACGAGGATAAACAAACTCTGTCTTCCCTCCTGCTTCAGCAAACTTTTGTTGGGTTAGGTTGACCAAAGCTCGATGTAGCCAGCCGTGAAAACGCTGTTTTAAGGTCGAACCTTTACGTCCTCCTTTAGGTCGCCACCCTTTCAGTTGCTCGAAGACAATAACTGATGCTCCGTGTTCGGTGGCGAAGTCCACAATTTGTTTAGAAGACTGTTGGGCGATGTTTCGGTTATATTGACGAGCTTTTCGATACCAAGTGGAACAAAAACCTTTATAGAGATTTTTGGTTAAACGGGCTTTCTTTCTGATTCGAGATAAACGCTTATCGCGACGGTCTATGTTAACCGAAGGGTGAATAAATTTCCTTGCGGTTACAGTGCCGTCAGGATAAACGATACTGACTGTAGCTAGGGTGTTAATCCCTATGTCCACAGAGCAGACACAGTTTCCTTCTTTCTTTGCTGGCTCGATCTTAAAGGGAACACTGAGTTTGCATCCTTTCCTATTAACAATTAAAGCAGGGGATTTCATTTCAGCATTACCTAAAAGATGTCTACCCCTCTTTCGAGAAATAGCAACCTTTGTCCATACCCAATCACTCCCATTCCACACTTTAATTTCAGCGACGGTCAAACATTCAGAGAACTTAATGCACTGTTTTTTATAGAGAGAAGGATAACAACCCGTGTTTCTATTTAACTTTGGAGGTTTAGCATCTTTTCTACTCCTAATCCCAGACTGCCATCTTTGATATCGGGTAAGAAAAGAAGATACTTGTCCAATGGAAAACTCGATGGCTGCGCGTCTTAGATACGAAGGAAACTTATAAAACCTTTTTCCAAAATACCGATATTTAGGATTAGGGTTTTTACTGGTCTTATGAATCAGTTTTTCTACTTCCGAACACCGACTCTTGGCATTAGCAATAGTTGTCCAGTGAGCGTTAACAACGCCCACTAAATCACGACAAAAGGATCTGTACTCCTGAAGGGTTAGCATCAAGGCTTGTTGCTGTTCAGGAGTAGGTGATAAATGCCAAGAATCGGTACGGATAGTAGAATGGCTCATAATACTTTAGATATTAGCTTAGTTATGGATAAACTGTCAAGCCTGAAAACCAGCAGTCACAGTGCGTATCGTCTTCAGGATCGTATTATTTTTAAAGTTAAATACAGAAAGAAGATCGTCACCAAAGCTATGCTTCATAGACTAGAAGAGATTTTCTCCGATGTCTGTGGGAAGTGGCGGTGTCGGTTAGTGGAGTTTGGCGGTGAGGCAGACCATGTCCATCTTTTGGTCGATGCTCATCCTGCTATGGACTTGTCTCGTTTTGTTGGAAACTTGAAGACTGTATCTTCTAGACGTATCCGAAAAGAAAACCAAGAATACTTAGAGAAGTTTTTTTGGAAACCCTACTTTTGAAGGCTTATGGAACGATCGGTGTCGGGGGGAGAGCTAACTTGGAGACGTTGTTAAGTTATATTCAAGGAAAAAGTGCCCCTCCTAACTAGCGACTAACCCTTCGGGTGTAGTCATAGGATGCGTCGGGGCGTTTGCTCACCACCGGCCGCGAACGCTTCACCCTCCAAGGTCACAGTGCCCCGGTCATGTCCGTAGCCAGCAGCGCCGATGGGTCGGTAGCCGTTTCTGGCTCGCATGACAATACCGTGAAAGTGTGGGATTTGCAAACGGGAGAACCAATCGCCTGTTTTGTAGCAGACCATCCCATTTTGAGCTGTGCCATTTTTTCTACAGAAACCACCATTAAAGCTGGAGACGGAGGCGGATTCGTCCATTTTCTCCGCCTGGAGAGGCCGTAGATATGTCGATCGAAACCCTGCTGCCACCTCTCGACACTTTTGCCACCTTTCTAGCCTGCCAGGAGAATCGCTTTGTCAGCCGTCCTTGGCTTTCCCAACAAATAGCCCGCTTTTGGCAACAATACGATCGCGGCTACTTTACCCTCGTCGGTCCTCCAGGTAGCGGCAAAAGCGCCCTCCTCGCCCACATTGCCAACACCGAACCCCATACCCTGTACTATTGCGCTCAATTCCCCGAAACCCACAAACTCGCCTTCGCCCATGGTACCCTGCTAGACTCCCTGCGTCCCCTCAGCGATACCGAACCCGACGATAGCAACGCCCTGTTTCCCTACCTGCAATGTGCCAGCCGCCACTTGCAACCGGGAGAACGGCTGCTGCTGGTTGTCGATGCCATCGATGCCATTGAAACCCACCAACAACCCCCCGGTGCCAATCGCCTCTACCTGCCGCGCTACTTACCGCCGGGCATCTTTGTGCTGGTTTCCCGCCGCCCGCAACCGCAAGAACGCACGGGATTGCTGGTGGAAACCCCTGCCGAGTTCCTGGATTTGTCCCACTATCCCCAACGCTGCTACGCCGATGTGCGCCGGTATTTACAACACGAACTGCAAAAAAACAATAGCGACAATTCTTTGCCTGCTTGGCTGCAACAACACCAGCTTTCCCCAGAAACCGCTAGCGATCGCATTTCTGCCTACTGCCAGGGCAATTTTGGCGTTGCCAGCCACGTTCTCTACGACTTGCGCCAAGGCACAAACCTCTCCCCCGACGGCGAACTACCCCCCAGCCTCACGGCGCGTTACGCCGAATACTGGCAAACTATGACTGCCACCGGTTTTGACGACCTTGCCACTGCCATTCTCCAGCAACTGCTGCAACAGCCCCAATCCCCAGAAGCGATCGCGCAAACCCTCGATGCGGACGAGTTTGACGTACAAACGATCCTCGATCGCTGGATTTCTTTTCTACTTACCGACACCACCACCGGCGAACCCCGCTATCGCCTTTTCCACCCCAGTTTCCGCACATTTTTGCAACAACATCTGCTAGAGTAATGCCAAATCCGTTGACAGGAAATCGGGCAACCACGGGGGGTTGCCCCTACAGGGAATTTTTGGTATAGAAACATCGGATTTCGCGTAAATCCCCATATGCCTATTTTTAAAGCTTTTCCGTGCCCATGATTTTGCCCCTGCGCGCGGTCTTATTGCAAGTTTTACTCACTGCGATCGCGGTTGCGATCGAAACCCCCATTTTATTTCGTGGCTTGCCTTTAAACCGCCGCCAAAGTATGAAACAAGCCGCCTTGGGAAATATCGCCGTTGCTGTGGTGGGGTGGCTGTTTTTCTTTGCCGTTCAAGCTGGTCTTCCCGCTGGCTTGCAGGAACAATTGATTAGCTACGTGTTCTTCGATCGCTTGTTTCTGGGCAACAACTGGGACCCATCGCAAGTACAAATTTTGTTAATTTTGTTCTGTTTTATCGCTTTTTTAGCCAATTTCTTTTTAAAATTTTATCTCTATCAAATTCTGGAAGAAATTCACCAAGCCCAACGCGATCGCGAACCGTTTCCCAAACTGACGAAATTTCCCCGCCACCCCTCTTTAATTCGCCAAGAAGAACTGCAGGTTACCCGAAAAAATATTAAAGAAAACCAAGGGAAATTTATTTTGTACGCCCACGCTACCAGCAACAGCGTTGTTTTGCTATTATTGCTATTACGCCAGTCCCAAATGTAGCCACGCGAGAGGGGGGAAACCAAAACCTTGAAACTGCCTACGGTGGATCCAGTACCTTCTTGGAAAAGTTTCCTAGCCATTGGTATAATTTCTCTTGTCTTTTCTTTGTTTTTACGGGAAAGTCTGAGCGATCGCTCTTTGATATACCATTTTTTCCACTTGCTTGGCTGGGGAAGTATTTTGTTTGGTATTTCCTGGTGGTTGCGGCAAAATAACGTGCGATTTTTAGGGGTGATTTTATATCCTTACTTACTATTTGCCCTGCTGGCCTTACTGCTATTTTCCTATTTTCCCGAAGTTTCTCCCTTTGTTTATTGGACTGGTTGGCTGCTGGCATCCCTCACTACTACCATTTTATACAAACTCCGGGAAATTCGCTTTCAATGGCGAAAAGCTACTGCCAATTTTTATCGCGAAATAGCACTTTTGGTCAGTGCCAACTTGCTAATTGGCTGTTGGTTTCAAAGCTATCATATCTTTCAATCTTGGCTCGATGAATATCCCGCTCTTGCCAATATCAGTTTATCCCACAGTGCCTTCGTTATTCCCGTTGGCGACGAAGAAATTCCCAGTTTAGCTGCTACGATTATCCTAGGTCGTTTGGAAGCGATCGCGCAAGAGAAAGCCAATGGAAAACCTTGGTCCCAAGTCGAATCCTGGGTTTTACAAGTTCGCACAGAGAAAAACCAACTCAAACAGGATTCCCAGCTGGAAATAATGATACCAAACCTACGCATCCGCCAATATTGGCTACCACAAATCTCAGCACAAAAAAATGAAAATGGCTATCCAATCAAACTCCAAGCCACTTGGCAAGGACCCAATGCCACCGGCGAAGGCTATGCTTGGTATAAAAGCTGTACCATCGAACCCATTTCCCCCAACCCCCCAAACGACCAAGTAGAAAACACTGGTCAGCTACGCTGCGATAGGGAGATTCAATACGAATCTTTAGCATCAAATTAGGTATGCAAATCTGATTCGTACAAACCACATTTCATACCAAATCTGATACGAAATCCGATATTGCTAAACCACAAACATAACCCAAACCATCCCCCCCTTTACAAGGCTGACAACAGGAGGGTCTGACCCGCTTGCACGATCGGGGCTTGCCAGTATGGATTTGGTATAATACCATTTCCTTCATAATATGCAAGAGATAATAGAGGCATTTTTGTAGGGGCGCAACGCGTGAGCGCCCCTACCAGGGAAATTGGAAAATTCCAGAAAATTATTGTTTTTCAGAAATGGTATAAGATATAAAAAAACAACCTGTCTTTGATTGAAAAGCAGACATTATGGTTAAAATTTATCCCAATACTACTTTAGGAATAATAAACTGCTGGCGATCGCGATTGGCAATAATTTGACTGATTCCCAGAAAACGTTCTTCTTCATCATACGTACGCATGGTTATCGCCTCTACATCTTTGGCTACCAACTGACTGCTCGTATCTGCAAAACGCTGACCGTTACACCAACGTCTTGCCTTTTCCATATCCAAATGCAGTAACGGCAAATGGCAAAGGGGAAAATCGGGGGGAAGCAACTGAAATACTCCCCGTTCAATTTGGCTTTCCATCTCCGATAGGGTGATGCTGCTATCGAAATGAAAACCACTGCTTTGGGTCCGTTCCAAACCAGCCAATGTGGCAACGGTGTTGGCTGCCATGCCCAAATCTCTGGCAATCGAACGTACGTAGGTACCACTGCCGCAAGCGATCGCAATTTCTAATTTCGGATACTTCCCGGGTTCCCAGTTGAGAATTTCTATATTATACACTTCTACCGTACGCAACGGGACTTCTACATCTTTTCCCGCACGTGCCAGTTCGTACAACCGCTTGCCACCCACCTGAATCGCACTGTATTTGGGAGGAATTTGCTGGATGGTTCCCTGAAATTTCGGCAAAATTGCCTTTATAGTTGCCAAATCCACATCGGGAACTGGGGTTTGCGTTACAATTTCCCCTTCTAAATCGTCGCTGGTTGTGGCAATACCAAATTGTACGGTGGCTCGATAGGCTTTGTCGTGGCAGAGATACGATAGCAAACGGGTCGCCTTGCCTACGCCAATCGGCAAAACCCCTGTCGCGGCTGGGTCGAGGGTTCCCCCATGTCCAACCTTTTTGATCCGCAACAGTTTCCTAATTTTGGCCACGCAATCGTGGGAAGTCACGCCAATTGGTTTGTATAGGTTGATAAATCCTGTCATGGAAAATCTTCGATAGGTTTGGAAGCCCTGTCGCTTTAGCGCCGGGAGGAAAAACGAACGGCCAGTTGAATCGCCTATGGTATGAACGAACGCATAAGCATAATTATCCCTTCTGTGAATTGGTTGGCAATACCTGTGGCTAATTCCACCACACCCGGCCTGAACGAGTCGCAATATCAAAGCTGCCGGATGCGCGAGAGAGAATTCCATATAAGACCCAATTTTCCTGCCTTTGGTGACAGTGGCAGAAACGATATCGCCAGTGTATACGATCGATTGGTAAGAGCGGTTCGCAAACCGCCACTACAAAGGTTTTGGGCAAGTATAGCGAATTATCGCCTGGGAAACAACAGGTTGACCCATCCCTGCGATCGCGCTTTCCCTTTCTCCATTTTTCGTGCCACCAACGATGGTCTACCCAAAATAGATATATTGCGAGCGGTAAAAAAATGTTCAGACAGTTTTTTTAGAGAAAAGTCCCATTTATTTTTCTGAAAAAATCCTCACAGTCCAGGCTTGGTAAGTTCTTTCATGAACTCTATGCAAAAATTTACATGCTCAACAGATATTTTTCTTTCGTGGAATTTTCCCGGAAATGCTTGCTAGTAGGGAGTTTGCAAGATTTGACAATGTTTATTTTTGTCGTTTTTTTTATCGATGAATGGTTTTTTTGTTATGAAATGATAGCAATTCATCGTTCCTTTCAAAAGAAGCTGCATAAATTTTTTGCATTATGAAAAAATATTTTGTTAAGTTTACGCAAAAATACTCAAACGAATTGTTAAAACAGTGACGTTTATTTTTGTACCGCGATCGGTAAAGATGGAGGTTTTCCTGAGGAAATTCTGTTCGCCTGACAAAAGTTCTAAAAAATGACTCGAAAATTATTAAAAACTGTAAAAAATCCTACCGTATTTTTTCAGAGGGATATATGCTTGATTTGTAAGCAAACAAGAATATTTTCGATAAGCAGTTTTCAATGTCTTATCCTCTTTTTTCTCTAGTTTGCTTATCTTTGGAAACAGTACCCTGTGGTAAACCTGGTGAATTGAAGGAATTGCAGTTTTTTTTGTTCTTCTCTACCTTTTCTATCGGAGGTAGAAAGGCGATCGAGCGATCTGCAAACCCTGCTCTCGGCTGTTTGAATACCTTGCTTCCCCTACAAGGGTTAGGCAGCTAGCCAGGTATTGCTATCCAAAAGTGCTGTCGATTGTCTCACACCAGTTTTCTTGTTTTTTTGGGGAAGGTGTTAATGCCTTTTCGTTGCTTCTGTGAAGTTTCATTGTTTACTTCATTTTCTTGGAGGTCAAAATGGTTAATTCTATACACGGCAGTGACAACTCAGAACGTATCTATGGTACACGGCAAAGCGATCGCATTGAAGGCCGCGGCGGTAACGATCGGATTTATGCCTGGTCCGGTAACGATAAAGCCTTTGGCGACTATGAAGAGTTTGAAGAAGGTGAAGAACCAGAAGCACCTTCTCCCGAATCAGTTCGAATTGGGGATGATACCCTCTTAGGTGGTTGGGGTTCGGATACCCTCATCGGCAACAAAGGTGACGATTACTTAAATGGCGGAGAGCATTACGATAACCTCAAAGGAGGAGAAGGCGATGATTTTCTAGATGGTGGCGGTTATCATTGGTTTAATGATTATGACTATTATTACGACAAGTTATCTGGTGGAGATGGTGCAGACAAGTTTGTTTTGTACCGAGGTCCCGTTTACGACTACATCACAGACTTTGAAGGTGGTACCGACAAGATGATTCTGCCTCGGAACGTGCATTTCAACAATTTGCGGATCCTCAACAATGGGGTTGATGAGGCAGAAACGAAAGAGATTTACTACAAGGGCGACTTATTGGCGAAGGTTAATGTTGAAGAAACATTGACTGCAGATGATTTCATCTAAGTTCATCCATGGCCTAAGAGGCTAATTTATTTCCACTGTCCCGCTTGTGCCAGAAGTGGGACAGTTTTTTTTTGCTAATGGGAAGAATGTCAGTTATGCCAATTTTGCCATCGCGCGATCGCACTTGAATCCCAAAATAAAAATAATGGCTGAGGTCAACTTTGGAGAAGAACAGACCTCAGCCGATTCATCTAGGTTCATCCATAGCCTAGGAGGCTACTCTATTTCCACTGTTCTACTTGTGCCAG
This window encodes:
- a CDS encoding cob(I)yrinic acid a,c-diamide adenosyltransferase, coding for MLRNGIGIRTAQALSERLRGQIHVYDGEGKGKSQAALGVVLRSIGLGIDKPQQTRVLLLRFLKGPGREYTEDAAIAALQQGFPHLIDQVRTGRAEYFGPDEITRFDRQEAQRGWDIAKGAIASGLYSVVVLDELNPLIDLGLLSIEEVVKTLKNKPDYLEVIATGRSAHPKLVEIADLHSEMRPQYHTEHSIDGVEIYTGSGKGKSTSALGKTLQAIGKGISQDQSHRVLIVQWLKGGSGYTEDAAIAALKRTYPSLVDHQRCGRDAIVWYNDRQDIDYLEAERGWEIAKAAIASGLYKTIVLDELNPVVDLELLDPDPIVESLLRKPKNTEVIATGRCKNIPPYFDLAKIHSEVYCHKHYANEGVELKQGVDF
- a CDS encoding WD40 repeat domain-containing protein produces the protein MIPSNEEPRNASSQPQLEQADSLIQAGNVQQYAQLLSSYEYIAAKVNHPEFGIKALIEDYGWLATTEVATHLNWKTVRALRLIQKALQLSAPTIEKDRTQLASHLWGRLMEYELPEIRQLLEQAQQNQTRPWLRPLAPNLMPAGDPLLHTLRSVSKLCICTPAYYKPAAVAISADGSVAVFAHGSAVKVWDLTAGTERFTLKGDEGEIQTVAISADGSVVVAGLKSADGIVQVWDLTTGSERFTLEGHSSVISSVAISADGSVAVSGSDDQTIKVWDLTTGKVWDLTTGSERFTLEGHSHWVTSVAISADASVAVSGSIDKTIEVWDLITGSKRFTLEGHSRWIAAVAISADGSVAVSGSADRTVKVWDLTAGTQCYTLKGHINKIDSVGIDADASVAISGSVDQCVQVWDLTAATDSFPFPGHQDCVTTVAISADGSVAVSGSDDQTIKVWDAATGTERFLLKGHISSVEPNALGINADGSVAVSGSRDRMMKVWDAIDGTERFTLKSHSMWVTAVAISADGLVGACASYYPSDEEPFPKVTVWDLTNGTERFTLTGNVNGAFGQVAINSNTSVVVFGWDKTVKAWDLNTGNERFTLPVTASLGYSSREAISADGSVVLAKSEDKSWKVWDLNTGNERFTLPDFRESFVVEAISADGSVGVSRSSSTLTVWNLETLEAIACLTTEHRLMGCAISADGKTIFAGNQRGVVHFLRLETPQPTKSPPIGTIGQ
- a CDS encoding WD40 repeat domain-containing protein, which produces MVVRSDRYLIALPTILYVGAFRETHRGLEEFGDARLAANLMPPGGQLLRTLSGHSDGVRSVASSADGSVAVSGSLDKTVKVWDVNSP
- a CDS encoding IS200/IS605 family accessory protein TnpB-related protein, which encodes MSHSTIRTDSWHLSPTPEQQQALMLTLQEYRSFCRDLVGVVNAHWTTIANAKSRCSEVEKLIHKTSKNPNPKYRYFGKRFYKFPSYLRRAAIEFSIGQVSSFLTRYQRWQSGIRSRKDAKPPKLNRNTGCYPSLYKKQCIKFSECLTVAEIKVWNGSDWVWTKVAISRKRGRHLLGNAEMKSPALIVNRKGCKLSVPFKIEPAKKEGNCVCSVDIGINTLATVSIVYPDGTVTARKFIHPSVNIDRRDKRLSRIRKKARLTKNLYKGFCSTWYRKARQYNRNIAQQSSKQIVDFATEHGASVIVFEQLKGWRPKGGRKGSTLKQRFHGWLHRALVNLTQQKFAEAGGKTEFVYPRGTSSFAFDGSGKIKRSKKNYSLATFSSGKQYNCDLSASYNIGARYWAKKLKLTRRNDGQLDDGKSSSSKRRTPVTLSVLWDREAPTTAT
- the tnpA gene encoding IS200/IS605 family transposase, encoding MAHNTLDISLVMDKLSSLKTSSHSAYRLQDRIIFKVKYRKKIVTKAMLHRLEEIFSDVCGKWRCRLVEFGGEADHVHLLVDAHPAMDLSRFVGNLKTVSSRRIRKENQEYLEKFFWKPYF